A genomic region of Trifolium pratense cultivar HEN17-A07 linkage group LG3, ARS_RC_1.1, whole genome shotgun sequence contains the following coding sequences:
- the LOC123915328 gene encoding uncharacterized protein LOC123915328, whose amino-acid sequence MADRIRSLQWKRGPGTRIHGRVGYEYATTNLLIRSYSELGAFPHKYLFEGERCKSHPERISSLVVDSDSDASTDEDSYSSTDEDSDDSTDDAGGPPDSDAKDDYVGPTLIDSDNDAVEDYYGPTLIDRKNGVSALAFDTKGKYLAAGTRAGCLTIYDFDSLYYHTQDGEEDQTKQLLHKSEFNMKQVNAIKWNPEDEDKIAYVSRHRYNLQMYDFTGPPKEFPRRAVNEEYLVGLSDVAFASTNPSLIVASDYGHPTVAVWDTRAEDLPIRQLQTGLADARATCLQYSEFGTDQHLLAGGTDGFICVWDLRGGRDNPLLQWNLFDLMRRQNLIDERQEHRRTCIDSIGYNPSNQRQLAFHVNNGWSGVYDFHSSSITHIHRPLVRPGLLEGCRDPFCIRRSSWLADTSIYMAPSRTENGIFLLDFNSSDSSPYHVDSVRGNEGNTQGLTPLSKRMITIAAHPMYDTIVAGAEDTSLLVISQKHKSVAGGEMENVEGANVNDGAGVANVEGANVNEGAVVANVEGANVSEGAGVANVEGANVNEGAVVANVEGANVSEGAVVANVEGANVNEGANVQVADEDEDEDEDVEMTGEDEDEEE is encoded by the exons ATGGCAGATAGAATCCG TTCATTGCAGTGGAAAAGGGGTCCCGGTACTCGAATTCATGGAAGAGTAGGCTATGAATATGCGACCACTAACTTGCTAATCCGTTCTTATTCCGAG CTTGGAGCTTTTCCTCACAAATATCTTTTTGAAGGGGAGAGATGTAAATCACAT cccgAGCGGATCAGTTCTTTAGTTGTGGATAGTGATAGTGATGCCAGCACCGACGAGGATAGTTATTCCAGCACCGACGAAGATAGTGATGACAGCACCGACGACGCCGGAGGTCCTCCTGATAGTGATGCAAAGGACGATTATGTCGGTCCTACACTTATTGATAGTGATAATGATGCAGTGGAAGATTATTACGGTCCTACACTTATTGATAGAAA GAATGGTGTCTCGGCATTAGCATTTGATACTAAG GGTAAGTACTTAGCAGCAGGTACAAGAGCAGGCTGTCTTACCATTTATGATTTTGATTCCTTGTACTACCACACCCAAG ATGGAGAAGAAGATCAAACCAAGCAGTTGCTCCACAAGTCCGAATTCAATATGAAACAAGTTAATGCTATCAAATGGAATCCTGAGGATGAGGATAAg ATTGCATATGTATCGAGACATCGTTATAATCTACAGATGTACGATTTTACTGGCCCGCCAAAG GAGTTCCCAAGAAGAGCTGTAAATGAGGAATATTTAGTAGGTTTATCTGATGTTGCTTTTGCATCAACCAATCCAAG CCTCATAGTTGCTTCTGATTATGGACATCCTACTGTTGCGGTTTGGGATACAAGAGCGGAAGATCTTCCTATCCGCCAGCTTCAAACTGGTCTCGCTGATGCTAGAGCTACATGCCTCCAATATTCAGAATTCGGCACTGATCAG CATCTTTTGGCTGGTGGGACAGATGGCTTCATCTGTGTGTGGGATCTTCGTGGTGGTCGTGATAATCCTCTGCTACAATGGAACTTGTTTGACTTGATGAGGCGTCAAAATTTGATT GATGAACGTCAAGAGCATCGTCGCACTTGTATCGACTCTATTGGTTATAATCCATCAAATCAGAGGCAGTTAGCATTCCATGTTAATAATGGCTG GTCGGGTGTTTACGATTTTCACTCTTCTTCAATTACTCATATTCACCGACCACTTGTACGGCCTGGTTTACT CGAGGGGTGCCGTGATCCATTTTGCATTAGAAGAAGCTCATGGTTAGCTGACACCTCG ATCTATATGGCACCATCACGAACTGAAAATGGCATTTTTCTCTTGGATTTTAATTCGAGCGACTCATCTCCTTACCATGTGGACTCAGT GCGCGGCAACGAAGGTAATACTCAAGGTTTAACCCCTTTGTCCAAAAGGATGATCACAATTGCTGCTCACCCTATGTACGACACTATTGTAGCTGGAGCTGAG GATACATCTTTACTTGTGATTTCCCAAAAACACAAGTCTGTGGCAGGTGGGGAAATGGAAAATGTGGAAGGGGCAAATGTGAATGATGGTGCGGGAGTGGCAAATGTGGAAGGGGCAAATGTGAATGAGGGTGCGGTAGTGGCAAATGTGGAAGGGGCAAATGTGAGTGAGGGTGCGGGAGTGGCAAATGTGGAAGGGGCAAATGTGAATGAGGGTGCGGTAGTGGCAAATGTGGAAGGGGCAAATGTGAGTGAGGGTGCGGTAGTGGCAAATGTGGAAGGGGCAAATGTGAATGAGGGTGCAAATGTGCAAGTGgcagatgaagatgaagatgaagatgaagatgtggAAATGACaggtgaagatgaagatgaggaaGAATAG